The Armatimonadota bacterium nucleotide sequence CTCCTCACCGACATGGGCGGCCACGCGCGAGACCGTGTCGAAATCCTCGATCGCTTCTCGCGTGTGGCCCCGGCGGGCATGGAACAGTCCGCGTGCGCCCACAAGCTTCGCCATCGCTTTCATGTCGGCGAACTCAGGAAAGAGCAGATTCGGCCCCTTGCTGAAGTCGCGCTCAAAGTCGCAATGCGGACGCTTGGAACCCTCCTCAAGGAGTTTGATCGCGGGGTCAAACTTCTTGAACGAGGCGGCAAGCTCAGCGTGATGCGTCTCCAAAGGGTCGGCCACCCAGTCCATGACTTCAGATGGCATCTGGTATCGCACTCTCTCGAAATTGGGGATTTCGGCTTGAATGGCCGCGATCGCCTGACGGTAGAGCGGCGCAGCGTTGTCCTTGTCCGCAATCGGCGGGTGCGGGCGCATGTCTTGCGGCGTCAGCGGGATGCCAAGTTCCCTGGCTCTTTGCTCGTTCTCGGCAAGCTCCGAGGCAGCATCGGCAAAGTCTTGCCGCACCCAGAGCCACCCGCCGCCGGCGGCCAAGAGGGCCAACGCGAAGGCCCATTTGAACAGCTTGAAGCCGAATCGGCCCAGTCGGCGCAAAAAACTGACGCGACGCATACTTGCGTGACGGGATGGACCTCGCCACATGTTCTGATCTTACACCGAAATCGGCAAGTTCTTTCCCAATAATCGCACGAGATTCCTGGCGAAAGTACCGTGCCCTGGCGCTAACGCCTGCGGAACAACTCCAGCATGAAGAGGCTGGCTCTGGCGGTAGTGTGTCTCGCGGCGTATGCCGTTGCGGACTATCAGATCATCGACAACGCACGCGGCATCGGCCGCGTCATGGTTTCGGGCGGCTATGCGGACTTTCAGACGGGTGTGGCACACCTTTCCGACGGGTTCAACACCATCGCTCAGGGCAGGTTTGGCCTGGACATGGTGCAGGCTGGCGGCCGCGCAAACTATCACTACACCGTTCGTTGCGAGGAGCTTACGTTCCTGAACATCGCGGGTTCCAGGGCCATGTTCATGGGCCCGGCAATGCTCGCAGCCAAGGACAGCTCGGGACCTGTGGCGGTTCCGGGAACGATTATCGTGACACTCGACGACGGGCACATGTCCCAGGTTGCAGATCACATGAAAATGGAGTTTCGCGCGGCATCCAACGGCAAGCTGTGGAAGGTCGAGGGGTCGCTGGCGCGGGGCTCGATTGTCGTGTCTCCTGCTACGATCAATCCCTAATCCAAGCACAGAAAGTTTTGCTTGCGGGGTCTTGCGTCGGGGGGCGCAAGGCCCCGATTTCCGTTTGAGAGCGGTGGACGATTGCGGATTGCGGACTGAGATACGAGATCGGCCATCTTAAGATCGGCAACCTGAGCAATGTGACTCGGGATTTCAAATTCGGTAGGGCGGGCCGAAGCCCGCTCTCCCTGAAAAGGCGGGGTAAACCCCGCCCTCGCTCGCGCAATCCACAGGACCCAACACCCAAATGCCCTAATGCCCTAATGCCCTAATGCCTCAATGCCCCAGGTACGCCTTGAACATCTCCAGCAGCCCAGGTGCGGACCTCATGCTCTCCGTGCGGGCCTTCTTGATCTTGGCCAGCATCTGAGCTTCGGTGTCGTGGAACGGATCAATCGCGTCCGCTTTGCCCGCCAGACTGTAGAGGCCCCACTGCCCCATGGGCCCGTTCACGGCCATCGTCTTATAGGTCCACATGCACCAGGACCAACCGGCCCTGTCCCACTGCTCGATCAGCCCCTTTGTGGCTTCAGGCGTGCCGTGAGGCTCCACGTTGAACTCCCCGGCATAAACGGGGGCGTTGCGATAGCCCTGGAGCTTAACGAGCTCTGGCATCCGCTTGGATAGGGACTCCGCGTGCTCGGCGCTTGACTTGGCATCGAAATGATAGAAGTGGAGCGAGAACCCCACATTCGACCAGTTTGCGAGGTTGGGGTGGGGCGTCGTCTCGAAACCCTTGTAGCCGTCATCCACCAGCACCACCTTCTTCGGCGCGACCTTCCGGACCGCGCGGATCACCCGGTCATAGACGAGGTGCAGCATGGCGGGGTTGGGCGCGCCCATCGGTTCGTTCATCAGGTCGTAGATGGCGACCGCCGGCTCGTCGGCAAAGGCCTTGCCGATGGCGGTCCAGGCCTTCTCCATCTTCGCGATGTTCCCGACGTCGAACCACAGGCGGTTGCGGCCCTGCTTGCCGGTGTGGTGCTCGTTGCTTTGGCCGCCCGGCGCGCCGTGCATGTCGAGGACCGTGTAGAGTCCGTGCTTCTTGGCGGAAGCCACCGCGTTCTTCAGCAATTGCAGGCCGCCCTTCTCCTCTAGGAGTTCCACCAGAAACGGCAGCCGGACGTGGTTAAAGCCTGCCGACCTGATGCGCGCGAAGTCGGCGTCCGTGATCCAGTTCGCTCGGTAGGCGTCGCGAACGCGGAGCATCGCGGCCCTACCCAGGCGCTTCTCCACCGTCGACCAGAGGCTTGCGTGATCGACGACTTCCTCCTTTCCACCGGGTGTCGCCGCGTTGACGAACGGGGTCATCCAAATCTCTTCGACCAGCCAGCCGCCGAGATTCACACCTTTGAGCGCCACCGTTTTCCCGCTGGAGGTGGCCAGCGACTTGTCTTTGCAGTGCAGGGCTTCGAGCGGGGCGCCTTGCGCTCCCACGGTCACGGCGAGGAAGGGCAGCATGGCCTGAAACAAGGAGAACCTCCCAGCGACTTTCCCTAATTGCAGAAATTCGCCTTGCATAATTCTGCATCCTGATGTAAGGTTATATCAAGAGTGATGCAACGTTGCATCATCCGACCTTTGGACTGAAATGGACCGACGAACCTTGGGGCCGAACCTCAATAGTCTGGCGCTAGCGCGCCTGCGCGTCAGCCTCAGCGTCTGCAGAAGGCCAAAGGAAGCGACTTTGAGCGATCATCCAGGAACCGTCTGCCCCACGGCTTCCTGCCCTCGAAATGGACCCCGGGGGACGCGATGAGCGGTGGACCGAGACCCAATGGGGCAACCCTGAAGGCCGTTGCCGAGGCGGCCGGGGTCTCGGTATCTGCCGTCTGCAAGGTCCTGAACGGCAAGGGCGACTCCGTGAGGGTGAGCGAACCGACCGCCGCAAACATCCGAGAAGCCGCCCGTCGGCTGAAATACAGCCCAAACGCGCTCGCAAGGTCCTTGCGGATATCGAAGACCCAGACGGTTGGGCTCATCTTCGAAAACTTCGGGCAGATCTCGGCGGGGCCGCTCTACTATGTAGAGCTCCTCGACGGCATTGCCAGCGAGCTTTTTGCCCGAAGGTATCGGTTGACGATACTGCCGGAGGTCCCGATCGATCTGGCAGCCCAGACGCTCGGCGATGGGCGGCTCGATGGCGTGATCTGGTGCAAAATGCCCCAGGATCTTGAGCTCCATCAGGAGCTCTTCGACCGAGGGCTGCCCATCATTGCCCTGAACTCCACGCCACCCCAAGGCTCCCCGATGCCGCATTGCGTCGCGTGCGACAACTCGACCGGGTCCGAGCTTGTCGTCGAGCACCTCTGCGAGCTCGGCCATCGACGGATCGTGTTTGCACTGGAGAAGCGAGAGGAACGCACCCCCGACGCTCTGGCACGGCTCAAAGGCTTTCGCGATGCGATGGCCAAGCGGGGCCTAAGGGTGGGCGACCGCGAGATCGTCTGCTGGCATACGGATGCTCGCGAGTTCCCCGAATGGTGCGCCGCGAAACACCCCCACACGGCGATCTTTGCATGGAATGAGCGGTTGGGCGGAGAGATTCTCGCGCGCGCTTCCGAAACGGGGCTCGATGTACCCCATCAACTGAGCGTCGTCGGGTTTGACAGCACGCGGTATTGCGAGTCGACGTCTCCCCGGCTCACGGCCGTCCGACAGCCGATCAAAGAAATGGCGCAGACCGCAGCAAG carries:
- a CDS encoding LacI family DNA-binding transcriptional regulator, with translation MSGGPRPNGATLKAVAEAAGVSVSAVCKVLNGKGDSVRVSEPTAANIREAARRLKYSPNALARSLRISKTQTVGLIFENFGQISAGPLYYVELLDGIASELFARRYRLTILPEVPIDLAAQTLGDGRLDGVIWCKMPQDLELHQELFDRGLPIIALNSTPPQGSPMPHCVACDNSTGSELVVEHLCELGHRRIVFALEKREERTPDALARLKGFRDAMAKRGLRVGDREIVCWHTDAREFPEWCAAKHPHTAIFAWNERLGGEILARASETGLDVPHQLSVVGFDSTRYCESTSPRLTAVRQPIKEMAQTAASLLLSLIDGELPKPCHHQYPCTLDVRESTARPRS
- a CDS encoding cellulase family glycosylhydrolase — translated: MLPFLAVTVGAQGAPLEALHCKDKSLATSSGKTVALKGVNLGGWLVEEIWMTPFVNAATPGGKEEVVDHASLWSTVEKRLGRAAMLRVRDAYRANWITDADFARIRSAGFNHVRLPFLVELLEEKGGLQLLKNAVASAKKHGLYTVLDMHGAPGGQSNEHHTGKQGRNRLWFDVGNIAKMEKAWTAIGKAFADEPAVAIYDLMNEPMGAPNPAMLHLVYDRVIRAVRKVAPKKVVLVDDGYKGFETTPHPNLANWSNVGFSLHFYHFDAKSSAEHAESLSKRMPELVKLQGYRNAPVYAGEFNVEPHGTPEATKGLIEQWDRAGWSWCMWTYKTMAVNGPMGQWGLYSLAGKADAIDPFHDTEAQMLAKIKKARTESMRSAPGLLEMFKAYLGH